In Actinomycetes bacterium, the DNA window GACCGCGTGGCTCCCTGTCGGCGTAGACGACGCTGCCTGGCAGGGCATCAAAGGCGGCTCCGGCCAGGGCAATGATGCTGTTCTGGTCGAGCAGAGAATCGGCCATGGGGGGCTCCCGATCGCTCGTGCGTCGAGTCAAGACCTGGGCGAGCGGGCTGTCCAGCGGGTTCACCCGTACGGCGCAGTCGAGCGGCGGGCTATCGTCCCGGCATGCCCGTGCCGAACGGCTTCCTGCTCGATGCTCGCGGTCACATCGGCTTCAGCGTGCGGCCGTCCGCCCGCCGTCGTGGGCTGGCCACCTGGGCCGCGGGGAAGGTTCTGGACGAGGCGCCGCGGCTCGGGCTGGAGCGGGTGCTGATCACGTGCGAGGAGGACAACCCGGGCTCGCGCCGACCCATCGAGAAGAACGGCGGGGTCCTCGAGGACAT includes these proteins:
- a CDS encoding GNAT family N-acetyltransferase, which translates into the protein MPVPNGFLLDARGHIGFSVRPSARRRGLATWAAGKVLDEAPRLGLERVLITCEEDNPGSRRPIEKNGGVLEDIRDTELGRTRRHWIAL